One segment of bacterium DNA contains the following:
- a CDS encoding AbrB/MazE/SpoVT family DNA-binding domain-containing protein, with the protein MKIGERGQVTIPKQLRDKYGLRKDSDVEFIDEGNSIRIVKKSGGEKRVGAIRGLSKLKHGKNVDDYIESVRGQ; encoded by the coding sequence ATGAAGATCGGAGAACGAGGTCAGGTGACTATTCCGAAACAGCTTCGGGATAAATATGGGTTGAGGAAGGATTCGGACGTCGAGTTTATTGATGAGGGGAATAGCATTCGGATTGTCAAAAAAAGCGGTGGCGAGAAACGCGTTGGGGCGATTCGCGGACTGAGCAAATTGAAGCATGGGAAGAATGTTGACGATTATATCGAGAGTGTTCGCGGGCAATGA
- a CDS encoding type II toxin-antitoxin system VapC family toxin, with product MIIAVDTNFILDVVTDDPTFADQSQTLLGQAFDSGALVICEIVYAELAPQFDTMPDLDSVLDTLNIRIVEGGKEVAYLAGRKWVEYKQAGGTRQRLLPDFLVGSHALQKAECLLTRDRGFYKTYFPELKLFGGR from the coding sequence ATGATTATCGCCGTGGATACCAACTTTATCCTCGATGTCGTTACCGACGACCCCACATTCGCCGACCAATCCCAAACGCTTCTAGGACAAGCTTTCGATAGCGGCGCCTTAGTGATCTGCGAGATCGTCTATGCCGAACTCGCTCCCCAATTCGACACCATGCCCGATCTCGACTCGGTTCTGGACACTCTCAACATTCGAATTGTAGAAGGAGGCAAAGAGGTCGCCTATCTAGCGGGTAGAAAATGGGTCGAGTACAAACAAGCTGGCGGCACAAGACAGCGTCTCCTCCCCGACTTCCTAGTAGGCTCCCACGCCCTCCAAAAAGCCGAGTGCCTATTAACCCGCGACCGAGGTTTCTACAAGACCTACTTCCCTGAGTTGAAGCTATTTGGGGGAAGATGA